One window of Ziziphus jujuba cultivar Dongzao chromosome 5, ASM3175591v1 genomic DNA carries:
- the LOC125423105 gene encoding EG45-like domain containing protein, which produces MSITLKMRSLTATISVLLLFCLFFSHFLPILGDVGTARSYSPPYLPTKCKGNDPQQFPEGGYFVAVSDGLWDNGAACGRRYQLRCISRPNRPCRVGSIVAEVVDLCRRDPCPSTLVLSTKAFDAISRFPKVKINLEYAQI; this is translated from the exons ATGTCCATAACCCTTAAAATGAGGTCACTCACAGCAACCATATCCGTGCTACTTCTCTTTTGCttatttttctctcattttcttcCAATTTTAGGGGACGTGGGGACGGCCAGGTCTTATAGTCCTCCATACTTGC cAACGAAATGCAAAGGAAACGACCCACAACAATTCCCAGAGGGAGGGTACTTTGTGGCGGTGAGCGATGGGCTATGGGACAACGGAGCAGCCTGCGGGCGGAGATACCAGTTGCGGTGCATCAGCAGGCCCAACCGGCCGTGCAGGGTAGGCTCCATTGTTGCTGAGGTTGTTGATCTCTGTAGAAGGGATCCTTGCCCTTCAACACTTGTCCTCTCTACCAAAGCCTTCGATGCCATCTCCAGATTTCCCAAAGTCAAGATCAACCTTGAATATGCGCA AATTTGA